The following coding sequences lie in one Rutidosis leptorrhynchoides isolate AG116_Rl617_1_P2 chromosome 4, CSIRO_AGI_Rlap_v1, whole genome shotgun sequence genomic window:
- the LOC139844882 gene encoding protein NRT1/ PTR FAMILY 8.1-like, whose amino-acid sequence MDTISERSERLSYIEPSVVIDPIEKQQSYKKLQTLEMSTTSLVSNGCVDFRGNIADKRKTGGWKASPFVIVNEVAERLAFFAVAVSMVLYLVKEMHESLPDAATHVTDWIGAAYVLTLLGAFIADAYLGRFKTIIVFSFIYFCGMVMLTISAHLDSLRPPVCLKLPCPQASHGQKTFLYGALGLIALGTGGIKPCVSSFGADQFDEGDEREVVKKFAFFNWFFFAINMGALMGITLMVYVQQEKGFAWGFGIPTITMFTSIVILLAGFSSYRYKKPMGSAFTRFVQVMVVSLKNHLRGVRVVPNNKLYEVSTEESDIFGARKLTHTPQYHFLDKAAVLDDQDRESPITRNRWNLCTVTQVEEFKCFIRILPIWASTIALSISFAQLSTFFISQAAIMDRKIGSNFVIPSGSIPVFASINALILVPIYEKFIVPFLRNKTGHQRGLTSLQRMGVGLFISIFAMASAAVVEHRRRTSSDPKTVSVFWLFPQFFLIGSAEVFTYVGQLEFFYDEATDGTRSISSAMFLSEIGIGSWLSTALVKIIEKSTGKEENGWLRSDLNASKLDYFYWILMGISGVNLLVYMWVARRYKGRDGASAIGSVRDESTVN is encoded by the exons ATGGATACTATTAGTGAAAGATCCGAGCGATTGTCATATATAGAACCATCGGTTGTTATTGACCCTATCGAAAAACAACAATCATATAAG AAACTACAGACGCTAGAGATGTCAACAACGTCGTTGGTGAGTAATGGTTGTGTTGATTTTAGAGGAAATATTGCAGATAAGCGAAAAACGGGAGGATGGAAAGCTTCTCCGTTCGTTATTG TAAACGAGGTGGCCGAACGGCTAGCATTTTTCGCGGTGGCAGTGAGCATGGTGTTGTATTTAGTGAAAGAAATGCACGAATCACTACCGGATGCCGCTACACATGTCACCGATTGGATAGGAGCTGCGTACGTACTAACACTTTTAGGAGCTTTCATCGCAGATGCTTACTTGGGTCGATTCAAAACCATCATTGTCTTCTCATTCATCTACTTCTGTGGAATGGTGATGCTCACAATTTCAGCACATCTTGACAGTTTACGTCCACCAGTATGCTTAAAATTACCATGTCCTCAAGCATCGCACGGTCAAAAAACATTTCTTTACGGCGCACTTGGCCTTATTGCTCTTGGGACAGGTGGAATCAAGCCTTGTGTTTCGTCGTTTGGTGCTGATCAATTTGATGAAGGAGATGAACGCGAAGTTGTGAAGAAATTTGCGTTTTTTAACTGGTTCTTTTTTGCAATTAACATGGGTGCGCTTATGGGAATCACACTTATGGTTTATGTACAACAAGAAAAAGGGTTTGCTTGGGGTTTTGGTATCCCTACCATAACTATGTTCACTTCGATCGTTATTTTACTAGCAGGGTTCTCGAGTTACCGATACAAGAAACCGATGGGGAGTGCTTTCACGAGATTTGTTCAG GTGATGGTGGTTTCCCTTAAGAACCATCTTCGTGGGGTCCGTGTCGTCCCCAACAACAAACTTTACGAGGTAAGCACCGAAGAGTCAGACATCTTTGGTGCAAGAAAGCTGACTCACACACCACAGTACCATTTTCTAGACAAAGCTGCTGTGCTTGATGATCAAGATCGAGAATCACCCATCACACGAAATCGATGGAACTTATGTACAGTGACACAAGTCGAAGAATTCAAATGCTTTATTAGGATTTTACCAATATGGGCTTCCACCATTGCTTTATCGATCTCCTTTGCACAACTCTCCACTTTCTTCATAAGTCAAGCCGCGATTATGGACCGAAAGATTGGGTCAAACTTTGTCATCCCGTCCGGATCTATCCCCGTCTTCGCTTCCATAAACGCGTTGATCCTCGTCCCCATTTATGAAAAATTTATCGTCCCGTTCCTCAGAAACAAAACGGGCCACCAACGAGGCTTAACTTCGTTACAACGAATGGGAGTGGGGTTATTCATTTCCATTTTCGCTATGGCGTCCGCAGCTGTAGTTGAACACCGACGCCGGACCAGCTCTGACCCGAAAACCGTAAGTGTGTTTTGGTTGTTTCCTCAGTTTTTTCTTATAGGTAGTGCTGAGGTGTTTACTTATGTGGGCCAACTAGAGTTCTTTTATGATGAAGCTACTGATGGAACAAGGAGTATAAGTAGTGCAATGTTTTTGAGTGAAATTGGGATTGGAAGTTGGTTGAGTACTGCATTGGTCAAAATTATTGAAAAGTCAACGGGGAAGGAGGAAAATGGGTGGTTAAGAAGTGATCTGAATGCAAGTAAGTTGGATTATTTTTATTGGATTTTGATGGGAATTAGTGGGGTTAATTTGTTGGTTTATATGTGGGTTGCAAGAAGGTATAAGGGTAGAGATGGTGCAAGCGCTATTGGAAGTGTTAGAGATGAATCAACTGTTAATTAA